From one Acidimicrobiia bacterium genomic stretch:
- a CDS encoding metallophosphoesterase, with protein MKNVPYRLAHFSDTHLGYSAYRAQTPIGANVRSADIGTAFINVCKHIIDWDPSLVIHSGDLGERPQLPVRDLLVARRWLARLAALRPDGTRRQVVIISGNHDQPANRHSECFLELYADLPGVHVVTEAATEIDFGTQNNAEIPPELANTVVTAVPHDQLKTLATENEFDTITPTPGKVSILVAHGVAGGSKLFHRTIGREYAIPTEVLTQPWDYVALGHWHKQGPVSFATSTTGTPSAIWYAGSTENMGFGDLREEGAGRGYLKVTIQPGSSPQVEPQNLPTRPMFRLPVIDATDLDPQTITTMLVDRLKDARAGFDNTQKPVVAQIVKNVAREVWGLVHMPAVRQETSWCLHYEVTTIAPENQNSTITSNDVPTGSQAILEAVKTATQDVAASRRQEVGELITTYLTKHLAVTDPEVETEMGSSKPQPTLDPENEPADTNPQTLVPIP; from the coding sequence ATGAAAAACGTTCCGTACCGTCTAGCCCATTTTTCTGACACCCATCTGGGTTATTCTGCGTATCGTGCCCAAACCCCTATAGGAGCTAACGTACGTTCAGCAGATATAGGTACCGCTTTTATCAATGTTTGCAAACACATTATTGACTGGGACCCATCGTTAGTGATCCACTCTGGCGACCTTGGGGAACGACCCCAGCTGCCAGTACGTGACTTGTTGGTAGCGCGTCGTTGGCTGGCCCGGTTGGCTGCGCTACGCCCAGACGGTACCCGACGCCAGGTAGTGATCATCTCAGGAAACCATGACCAGCCCGCAAATAGGCATTCAGAATGTTTCCTTGAACTCTACGCTGACCTGCCAGGAGTGCATGTTGTTACCGAAGCTGCCACAGAAATAGATTTCGGGACACAAAACAATGCTGAAATACCCCCAGAACTGGCCAATACAGTTGTGACAGCAGTACCACATGATCAGCTCAAAACGTTGGCTACTGAAAACGAATTTGACACGATTACCCCTACACCAGGCAAAGTGTCGATCCTAGTTGCTCATGGTGTAGCGGGCGGTTCAAAACTATTTCACCGTACCATTGGTCGTGAATACGCTATCCCTACTGAAGTGTTAACCCAACCCTGGGACTATGTAGCGCTTGGGCATTGGCATAAACAAGGACCGGTAAGTTTCGCTACCAGCACCACTGGCACGCCAAGTGCTATTTGGTATGCGGGATCCACAGAAAATATGGGGTTTGGTGACCTGCGAGAAGAAGGCGCCGGTCGAGGCTATCTAAAAGTAACGATACAGCCCGGCAGCAGCCCACAAGTAGAACCCCAAAACCTGCCAACCCGACCAATGTTTCGCCTACCGGTCATTGACGCTACCGACCTTGACCCCCAAACTATCACAACGATGCTGGTCGATCGGCTCAAAGACGCCCGAGCCGGGTTTGACAACACCCAAAAACCTGTGGTGGCACAAATCGTGAAAAACGTTGCCAGGGAAGTGTGGGGTTTAGTTCACATGCCGGCCGTACGCCAAGAAACCAGTTGGTGTTTACATTACGAAGTAACAACGATTGCACCTGAAAACCAAAACAGCACAATCACTTCTAACGATGTCCCAACAGGATCTCAAGCAATCCTGGAAGCTGTCAAAACAGCCACCCAGGACGTAGCAGCATCCAGAAGACAAGAAGTTGGGGAACTTATCACAACCTATCTCACCAAACATTTAGCTGTCACAGACCCTGAAGTTGAAACCGAGATGGGCTCTTCGAAACCCCAACCAACCCTAGACCCTGAAAACGAACCAGCGGATACCAACCCCCAAACACTTGTACCGATCCCCTAA